The window TTAGCCCTCCCCCCTCCTGATCAGAAAGAGCGGCCGCATACATGCTAGTCATAGAACTTAGAAGAGTGACCCCGCTGCCAATGGCAGTTCCAACGATTAAAGACCACCATAATGATGTAATTGTTGTGATGTCGGCTGCACTTGGCAGCATGCTACCCATATGCTTGACGACTGGAATCATGGCAGCCGTATAAGGAATGTAGTCCATCATGGCAGAGCCAAAGCCGGTAAGCCATAACAGAAGGATGGATAAGAAGGGAATGTTTCCTTGACTGATTTCTAAACCTCTCACTGCAATAAATCCGGTAATTCCGGCATACGTTAAACCACCGATCATGATGAATAATCCAAAGAAAAAGAGCAATTGTGTCTCTCTCAAGCCTTGCCATATGGAAAGATAGTCTCTACGTTTCACCAATTGGAATAGTTCTTTGTAATTTAATGCCAATAAGGTTACTGCCCCACATGCAGCAATGTACGAAGCTTTCCATCCTAGTACGCCTTGAAGTAACAAAGCTAACAACGTAAGTCCGATGATTAAACAGCTCCCAACAAGAAATCCTCGATCTGAAGCCAAATTAGAGGCGGGTTGTAAAGTAAGCAGCTCTCTTTTATATGATTCTGCTACAATCATCTTCTTCCCGTAAATCAACCATATCACGAGATATACAATGGCTAACAAGATGATTACAAGAGGCCCGAGCTTTATTAGCATCTCCCCTGTTGATATATTCTCTGCAGCTCCAATCATTCGGTTAGGCAAATTCCCCATGAGCGTTGCAGCTCCACCAATATTCACCGATAAGAGGATGCTAATCAGAAAAGGAACTGGAGATAATTTCATCATTTTTGTCGTCTTCAGCAAAATGGGTACAAGCACGGCTATAGCTAGCAAACCATCCAAAAGCGCTGATACTATCGCTGAAAGGACTGACAAACTTAGTAGAACCGTAATTGGCTGTAATCGAAACTTTCGTAGGATATGACTTGCCGAATAAGCGATAATTCCTGTTTTCTGAAAAACGCCAGAAATAATAAATAAGCTTGTGATAAGTAAAAGAACATGCCAGTTTGCGTAACTTGTAACTGCCTTGCCAAGAGGAACAATCCCCAACATTATCATCAGAAGGGCTCCACCTAATGCTGTATACATCCGATCCCATTTCTCAATCAAGATACAAACATAAGCCGCGGCAAAAATGATCAAGGCAATGATAGCTTGCCATAAAACTGGACCTTGAGAAAATTCCGTCATAATTATCCCCTTCCCTAGAACAGTCTGTACTAATTCTATGTGCTTGGCCATACAATGATGTTAATGAAACGAACGAATATACGAAAGGATTGGTGGCCTGTGAACCCTATGAAAACGGTCAGTCAGGTTCGAATAACGTCTCCTTTATTTTCCGGACTTGTTTATTCATTAAGTATGATGACAATTGGAACAATAGTGACGTCCTTATTTCTACTTTTAACCAGCACACAAGAAAGCTCTCTGCATATGTTAACTACGATTATTCATGCAGTTTCTCTATTTATTGGAGGCTGGGTTTCAGGCAAAAGAGCTGGAAACCGCGGCTGGTATCACGGGGGTATTGTTGGCTTTGTCTATTTTATCCTCATTTTTTTGGTTGGTTTTCTTGCTTTCGATGCCGGTTTAAATCTTCAATCCCTTCAATTACTTAGCATTCTATTCGTGTCAGGAGCATTGGGCGGAATACTCGGCGTTAACACGCAAAAATAAGACGTTTCCGTGAAGATATCACTTTCCCCCTTAGATTGTGGTATAATATCATAGTTATTGCCACAAATAATTTCCAATATTAGGGGGAAAACACCATGAGCCCTTTTCAATCTATGACGCATGCTACAGTCTATATAGTTATTACTATCTTTATTTTCCTGATCGCTGCGACACGAAAGAATCCATTTAATATTGCCGGAAGCTTTGTTCAAGAAATATTTACCTCTCGTAAGTATGTCCTTCACTTTGTTGCACTGATTACCATACTTTTTTTTAATAAAGTCGAGATGTGGGTTGAAAAAGAGATCGATATAAAAGCGGATTTCACCAAATCGATCTATAGCATTGAAGGTAACTTCGTTGCATCCATTCAGCACTTTTTCCATAATGATACGTTGACTTTAATTAGCAGCTATTTTTATGTGGTCGTTTTTCCCGCTGTAATGATAACATCGATTGCACTTTATACGTACCAGAAAAATTATAGACTCTTTTACGCCATTTGTTACGCACTCATGTTCAACTATATGATTGCCATTCCATTCTATCTGTTTTTCCCAGTCAACGAAGTATGGTCGTTTCATCCTACTGTTAAGCTGTTGATTCTCGATGTATTCCCAACTTTTGAACAAGACTATCGCCCACTTTCTGGACTTGATAATTGTTTTCCAAGCTTACACACATCGATCTCGGTTTCGATGGCTGTAATTGCAGTGAAGAGTCGCAATACGTTTTGGAAAATATTCGTGCCTTGTTCTTCGGCATTCATCATCTTCACGATCTTTTATCTAGGTATCCACTGGTTATCTGATATGTGTGCCGGTGTTGTGCTTGGTGTTGTAGCAGCTAGAGTAGGCTTACGTATTTCCGATGGCCGTCTCGTTCTTGGCGAACAAGCTCTGCTTAAGCGATTAAAGAATAATGAACTATAATACCTGTCTTATATCTTTGTAAAAAGTCAAATAAAAAGCGAGAACCTGATTGAAGGATCTCGCTTTTTATTTTATTCCTTTGCTGCAGTTTGAGAAACAGCATTGACAGCAGAACGATCAAATGTCATTTTCGTCGCATCGTTAACACGAAGTACACAAATGTCGTCCGTGATTTCCATAATCGTTCCGTGAAGCCCGCCAATCGTAACGACCTTATCCCCTTTTTTCAATCCTCCAAGCATTTGACTACGTGTTTTCTGTCTTTTTTGCTGTGGACGAATAAGTAGGAAGTAGAGAACTACGAACATGAGCACTAATGGCCCGTATGTATACAAATATCCTACCGCACCTGTGTCGGCAGCTCCTTCAGCCAATAGAAACATAGGTATCCTCCTCTCTTAGAATCCTCTTTCATTATCATTCAGCCCATAAGCTGCAAAGAAGTCATCGCGGAAATCAAGTAAACGATCTTCCTTTATAGCTTCTCTGACTTCTCGCATAAGCTGTAGTAGAAAGTGAAGGTTATGAATTGTGGTCAATCTGATTCCGAAGGTCTCATCCGCTTTAATTAAATGACGAATATAAGCTCGGCTGTAGTTCGTACAGGTATAACAAGAACATTTGGGATCCAACGGACCAAAGTCAGTCGCATGCTTAGCATTACGGATAACAAGCCGGCCTTCGCTAGTCATACAAGTCCCATTCCTGGCTATCCTTGTTGGCAGTACGCAATCGAACATATCGATACCGCGGATAGAGCCTTCAATTAATGCATCTGGGGAACCTACGCCCATCAGATAGCGAGGTTTGTTCGCAGGCATAAGAGGTGTTGTGTAATCAAGCACTTCATACATCAAATGCTTAGGTTCTCCAACACTCAGTCCACCAATAGCATACCCCGGGAAATCCATGGAAGTCAACTGCTCGGCACTCATCTTACGAAGATCTTCGTGCATGCCTCCTTGAATGATGGCGAACAATCCCTGATCATTCGGTCTGCTATGACTTTGCAGACAACGCTCGGCCCACCGCGTCGTACGCTCAAGTGATTTCTTCACATATTCATACTCTGCGGGAAAAGGAGGACATTCGTCAAAAGCCATCATAATATCTGAACCAAGTGCATTCTGAATTTCCATTGCCTTCTCCGGGGAGAGAAAAAGCTTGTCCCCATTCAAGTGGGATTTAAACTGTACGCCTTCTTCCGTAATCTTACGCATGTTACTTAGACTGAATACTTGGAACCCGCCGCTGTCTGTCAAAATAGGTCGGTCCCAATTCATGAATTTGTGCAAACCACCAGCGGCTTTCACTATATCATGACCCGGTCTGATGAAGAGATGATAAGTATTACTTAAAATAATATGAGCATCCATCGTCTTCAATTCCTCAGGGCTCATCGTTTTTACCGTTGCCTGTGTGCCAACTGGCATGAAAGCTGGCGTTTCAATGACACCGTGAGGGGTGTGAACGCGTCCAAGACGTGCTCCGGATTGTTTACATGTTTTGATTGGTTCATAAGTAACTGCTGCTGCCAATACATCCACTTCCTATTCTAATCGTCTTT is drawn from Paenibacillus sp. V4I7 and contains these coding sequences:
- a CDS encoding TIGR04086 family membrane protein: MKTVSQVRITSPLFSGLVYSLSMMTIGTIVTSLFLLLTSTQESSLHMLTTIIHAVSLFIGGWVSGKRAGNRGWYHGGIVGFVYFILIFLVGFLAFDAGLNLQSLQLLSILFVSGALGGILGVNTQK
- a CDS encoding SLC13 family permease, which gives rise to MTEFSQGPVLWQAIIALIIFAAAYVCILIEKWDRMYTALGGALLMIMLGIVPLGKAVTSYANWHVLLLITSLFIISGVFQKTGIIAYSASHILRKFRLQPITVLLSLSVLSAIVSALLDGLLAIAVLVPILLKTTKMMKLSPVPFLISILLSVNIGGAATLMGNLPNRMIGAAENISTGEMLIKLGPLVIILLAIVYLVIWLIYGKKMIVAESYKRELLTLQPASNLASDRGFLVGSCLIIGLTLLALLLQGVLGWKASYIAACGAVTLLALNYKELFQLVKRRDYLSIWQGLRETQLLFFFGLFIMIGGLTYAGITGFIAVRGLEISQGNIPFLSILLLWLTGFGSAMMDYIPYTAAMIPVVKHMGSMLPSAADITTITSLWWSLIVGTAIGSGVTLLSSMTSMYAAALSDQEGGGLTQRGYFIVAAPISLLLFIAATIYFKLFL
- the tgt gene encoding tRNA guanosine(34) transglycosylase Tgt, whose product is MAAAVTYEPIKTCKQSGARLGRVHTPHGVIETPAFMPVGTQATVKTMSPEELKTMDAHIILSNTYHLFIRPGHDIVKAAGGLHKFMNWDRPILTDSGGFQVFSLSNMRKITEEGVQFKSHLNGDKLFLSPEKAMEIQNALGSDIMMAFDECPPFPAEYEYVKKSLERTTRWAERCLQSHSRPNDQGLFAIIQGGMHEDLRKMSAEQLTSMDFPGYAIGGLSVGEPKHLMYEVLDYTTPLMPANKPRYLMGVGSPDALIEGSIRGIDMFDCVLPTRIARNGTCMTSEGRLVIRNAKHATDFGPLDPKCSCYTCTNYSRAYIRHLIKADETFGIRLTTIHNLHFLLQLMREVREAIKEDRLLDFRDDFFAAYGLNDNERGF
- the yajC gene encoding preprotein translocase subunit YajC, yielding MFLLAEGAADTGAVGYLYTYGPLVLMFVVLYFLLIRPQQKRQKTRSQMLGGLKKGDKVVTIGGLHGTIMEITDDICVLRVNDATKMTFDRSAVNAVSQTAAKE
- a CDS encoding phosphatase PAP2 family protein — encoded protein: MSPFQSMTHATVYIVITIFIFLIAATRKNPFNIAGSFVQEIFTSRKYVLHFVALITILFFNKVEMWVEKEIDIKADFTKSIYSIEGNFVASIQHFFHNDTLTLISSYFYVVVFPAVMITSIALYTYQKNYRLFYAICYALMFNYMIAIPFYLFFPVNEVWSFHPTVKLLILDVFPTFEQDYRPLSGLDNCFPSLHTSISVSMAVIAVKSRNTFWKIFVPCSSAFIIFTIFYLGIHWLSDMCAGVVLGVVAARVGLRISDGRLVLGEQALLKRLKNNEL